Proteins from a single region of Xyrauchen texanus isolate HMW12.3.18 chromosome 7, RBS_HiC_50CHRs, whole genome shotgun sequence:
- the atg4b gene encoding cysteine protease ATG4B, protein MDAATLTYDSLRFGEIEDFPETSEPVWILGKHFSALTEKDEILADVTSHLWFTYRKNFQPIGGTGPTSDTGWGCMLRCGQMILGEALVCRHLGRNWRWSPGQRQRAEYISILNAFIDKKDSYYSIHQIAQMGVGEGKSIGQWYGPNTVAQVLKKLAIFDSWSRLAVHVAMDNTVVIEEIKRLCMPWLDFDRGACAASEAPRELIGDLEGACALAEEETALWKPLVLLIPLRLGLSDINEAYIEPLKQCFMMPQSLGVIGGKPNSAHYFIGFVGDELIYLDPHTTQPAVEPSEEGHFPDDSYHCQHPPCRMHICELDPSIAAGFFCQTEDDFDDLCAQIRKVSNCRGLPMFELVDSQLSRLISADIHNLTPDFSDSDRLERLFDSEDEEFEILSF, encoded by the exons ATGGATGCAG CTACTCTCACATACGACTCATTGCGCTTTGGAGAGATCGAAGATTTCCCAGAGACCTCAGAACCTGTCTGGATTTTGGGAAAGCATTTCAGTGCACTAACAG AGAAGGATGAGATTCTGGCTGATGTCACTTCACATTTGTGGTTCACTTATAGAAAGAACTTTCAACCAATCG GTGGCACTGGGCCCACTTCAGACACTGGCTGGGGCTGCATGCTCCGATGTGGGCAGATGATTCTTGGGGAGGCCTTGGTCTGCAGACACTTGGGTAGAA ACTGGAGATGGAGTCCAGGTCAGCGGCAAAGAGCGGAATATATCAGTATCCTCAATGCCTTCATTGACAAGAAGGACAGCTATTATTCCATTCATCAAATAG CTCAGATGGGTGTAGGTGAGGGCAAGTCTATAGGGCAGTGGTATGGTCCTAATACAGTGGCACAGGTACTCAA GAAACTGGCAATTTTTGACTCCTGGAGCCGACTGGCAGTTCATGTAGCTATGGACAATACTGTGGTCATAGAGGAAATCA AGAGGTTGTGTATGCCATGGCTGGACTTTGATAGGGGAGCATGTGCAGCTTCTGAAGCGCCTCGGGAGTTGATTGGAGATCTGGAGGGGGCTTGTGCTCTTGCAGAGGAAGAGACAGCTCTGTGGAAACCTCTCGTTCTTTTGATTCCTCTAAGACTGGGCCTTAGTGACATAAATGAAGCCTACATTGAACCACTCAAG CAATGCTTCATGATGCCTCAGTCTTTAGGAGTAATAGGTGGCAAGCCAAACAGCGCTCACTACTTCATTGGCTTTGTAG GTGATGAGCTGATTTATCTAGACCCCCATACCACTCAGCCAGCTGTGGAACCAAGTGAAGAGGGTCACTTCCCAGATGACTCCTACCACTGCCAGCATCCTCCCTGCCGAATGCATATCTGTGAGCTTGACCCCTCCATTGCTGCT GGCTTCTTCTGTCAAACAGAGGATGATTTTGATGACTTGTGTGCACAGATTCGTAAG GTTTCAAACTGTAGAGGTCTTCCTATGTTTGAATTGGTGGACAGTCAGCTATCCCGCCTAATTAGTGCCGACATACATAATCTAACTCCAG ACTTCTCTGATTCAGACCGGCTAGAACGCTTATTTGATTCTGAAGACGAAGAGTTTGAAATCCTGTCTTTTTGA